A single region of the Sus scrofa isolate TJ Tabasco breed Duroc chromosome 17, Sscrofa11.1, whole genome shotgun sequence genome encodes:
- the LOC100516119 gene encoding cystatin-13-like, translating to MARLCPGLLLLVAVVALTSTGVHAWGSPKVVRKFQDIPKSYVYVQQALWFAMKEYNKASQDPYIFKVKEILKSQEQVTESLDYLLEVKIARTMCKKISGENDNCLVQQDPKMQKMFYCTFIVASKPWKFELNMLKKECQPV from the exons ATGGCCAGGCTCTGCCCCGGCCTGCTGCTCCTGGTGGCTGTGGTGGCCCTGACATCCACAGGTGTCCATGCCTGGGGGTCACCCAAGGTGGTGAGGAAATTCCAAGACATCCCAAAATCCTACGTGTACGTGCAGCAGGCCCTGTGGTTCGCCATGAAGGAGTACAACAAGGCCAGCCAAGACCCGTACATCTTCAAGGTCAAGGAGATTCTGAAATCCCAGGAGCAG GTCACAGAGAGTTTGGATTACCTTCTTGAAGTCAAAATTGCCCGGACAATGTGCAAGAAAATCTCAGGGGAAAATGATAACTGCTTAGTACAACAGGATCCCAAAATGCAGAAG ATGTTTTATTGCACCTTTATCGTTGCCTCCAAACCCTGGAAATTTGAACTCAATATGCTGAAGAAAGAATGCCAGCCTGTCTAA
- the LOC100516302 gene encoding cystatin-9 encodes MLYQPCHCRGAQPWVTLLLLLGPLFLVMLSWGPQGQAEKEDQSALELYFPATVEYALHEFNLKSRDRNAYKVVRVLKSWREKTDISMVFSMELQLGRTRCGKFDEDIDNCPLQGNPDLNNTVTCFFTISTDPWRTKFDLLNDTCLEGHQ; translated from the exons ATGCTGTACCAGCCATGCCACTGCAGGGGTGCTCAGCCCTGGGTCACACTTCTGCTCCTCCTAGGTCCTCTGTTCCTGGTGATGCTCAGCTGGGGTCCCCAAGGGCAAGCGGAAAAGGAAGACCAGAGCGCCCTGGAGCTGTACTTCCCTGCCACCGTGGAATATGCCCTACATGAGTTCAACCTGAAGAGCCGGGACAGGAATGCCTACAAAGTGGTGCGGGTCCTCAAGTCGTGGAGAGAGAAG ACAGATATCAGCATGGTGTTCTCCATGGAGCTGCAGTTAGGCCGAACCAGGTGTGGGAAGTTCGACGAGGACATTGACAACTGTCCGCTTCAAGGAAACCCAGACCTGAACAAT ACAGTCACCTGCTTCTTCACCATCAGCACCGACCCATGGAGAACAAAGTTTGACCTCCTGAACGACACCTGTTTGGAGGGACACCAGTGA
- the CST3 gene encoding cystatin-C precursor produces MAGSPRSPLLLLAALALALALAVSPAAGQGHKGRLVGGLIDADVNEEGVQQALSFALSEYNKASNDAYHGRVLRVLRVRKQVVAGMNYFLEVEIGRTTCTKSQANLDNCPFPNQPDLQKKTLCSFQVYTVPWKGTTSLVKSSCRDE; encoded by the exons ATGGCCGGGTCCCCGCGCTCCCCGCTGCTCCTGCTGGccgccctggccctggccctcgCCCTGGCCGTGAGCCCCGCGGCCGGACAGGGCCACAAGGGCCGCCTGGTGGGCGGCCTAATAGACGCGGATGTCAACGAGGAGGGCGTGCAGCAGGCGCTGTCCTTTGCCCTCAGCGAGTACAACAAAGCGAGCAATGACGCCTACCACGGCCGCGTGCTGCGCGTGCTGCGCGTCCGCAAGCAG GTCGTGGCGGGGATGAACTACTTCTTGGAAGTGGAGATTGGCCGAACCACGTGCACCAAGTCCCAGGCCAACCTGGACAACTGTCCCTTCCCCAACCAGCCGGACCTGCAGAAG AAAACGCTGTGCTCCTTCCAAGTTTACACCGTCCCCTGGAAGGGCACCACCTCCCTGGTGAAGTCCAGCTGTCGCGATGAATAG